A section of the Candidatus Cloacimonadota bacterium genome encodes:
- a CDS encoding phosphotransferase: MENSNTKQPGAIGLRPMPEDLREALKELYPWDKPPEYFAVGHAWSDGTIYSYSRQGEDRLLKVMPAGSQRSLASVAERQAWQEWLSRNGVDTLPPLHSEAGRLAEAVTCGTQEYIVYAWRMVSGKQVQLGDPRDCSDFYRRWGEMLGKMHRLAKSWPQWQHSACIDASGSPLISRQREWEVFHRRFQDDEVRAAWSVMKTELDALPVTRDNHGFLHNDPHPGNILAEDNRLILIDFDVANYLWFMVEIAICVYSEYSRVNFHSPWARRDAELDAIFITPFMEAYESENTLPAEEYGCVELFLNYRRFLMFACFFEQIREGSPEYLAWMKQDIIHARNYLPEDNWFARR; encoded by the coding sequence ATGGAAAACAGCAACACTAAACAACCCGGCGCGATAGGCCTCAGGCCGATGCCGGAGGATTTGCGTGAAGCTTTGAAAGAGCTTTACCCTTGGGATAAGCCACCGGAATACTTCGCCGTAGGCCATGCCTGGTCAGACGGCACTATCTACAGCTATTCCCGCCAGGGGGAAGACCGCTTGCTCAAGGTGATGCCAGCAGGTTCTCAACGCTCCCTGGCCAGCGTGGCGGAGCGTCAAGCCTGGCAGGAATGGCTAAGCCGGAACGGTGTGGATACCTTGCCCCCTCTGCATTCGGAGGCGGGCAGGCTGGCGGAGGCCGTCACCTGCGGCACTCAAGAATATATTGTTTACGCCTGGAGGATGGTGTCCGGAAAGCAAGTCCAGTTAGGCGATCCGCGCGATTGCTCAGATTTTTACAGACGCTGGGGGGAGATGCTGGGAAAAATGCACCGTCTGGCCAAAAGCTGGCCCCAGTGGCAACATTCCGCCTGCATAGACGCCAGCGGCAGCCCTCTTATCAGCCGGCAGCGAGAGTGGGAGGTTTTCCACCGCCGGTTTCAAGACGATGAGGTCCGTGCTGCCTGGTCTGTGATGAAAACCGAACTGGATGCCCTTCCAGTCACCCGCGACAATCACGGCTTTTTACACAATGACCCCCATCCCGGCAATATCCTGGCAGAGGACAACCGCCTCATCCTGATCGATTTCGACGTGGCGAACTATCTCTGGTTCATGGTGGAAATCGCCATCTGCGTTTACAGCGAGTATTCGCGCGTGAATTTCCATTCCCCCTGGGCCAGGCGCGATGCCGAACTGGACGCCATTTTCATCACCCCTTTCATGGAGGCTTACGAAAGCGAAAACACGCTGCCTGCTGAAGAATACGGCTGCGTGGAACTTTTCCTCAATTACCGCCGCTTCCTGATGTTCGCCTGCTTCTTTGAACAGATCAGGGAAGGCTCGCCGGAGTATCTGGCCTGGATGAAACAGGATATCATCCACGCCCGGAACTATTTACCGGAAGATAACTGGTTCGCCCGCCGATAA